One region of Miscanthus floridulus cultivar M001 chromosome 19, ASM1932011v1, whole genome shotgun sequence genomic DNA includes:
- the LOC136528613 gene encoding 26.2 kDa heat shock protein, mitochondrial-like codes for MAFAVASKRAPLAVAGLLKKLLLAAPSASASGAAPAAAALRPAPACVVAARRLFSTGGAPFRRDDFDSSEEYSGDEEEEYSGDEDVVYDRLRSRGFSVSMFSSAGEPMSLGRLLALMEDEAAAAPRRECWVSKEDAAAVKLKVAMPGLGKEHVKVWADQDGLMIEGEGDKDTEYDDDEEAPAWYGRRIEFPADTFKMDQIKAEMKHGVLKVTVPKIKLEERENVFQVKVE; via the exons ATGGCTTTCGCCGTCGCCTCCAAGAGGGCCCCGCTGGCCGTGGCCGGCCTCCTCAAGAAGCTCCTCCTCGCCGCGccgtccgcctccgcctccggggccgcgcccgccgccgcagcGCTCCGCCCAGCCCCAGCGTGCGTCGTCGCTGCCCGCCGCCTCTTCAGCACTGGCGGCGCGCCGTTCCGCCGCGACGACTTCGACAGCAGCGAGGAGTACAgcggcgacgaggaggaggagtacaGCGGCGACGAGGATGTCGTCTACGATCGCCTCCGTTCGCGCGGCTTCTCCGTCTCCATGTTCTCCTCAGCAG GCGAGCCGATGAGCCTGGGCCGGCTGCTGGCGCTGATGGAGgacgaggcagcggcggcgccaaGGCGCGAGTGCTGGGTGTCGAAGGAGGACGCCGCCGCGGTGAAGCTGAAGGTGGCGATGCCGGGGCTGGGCAAGGAGCACGTGAAGGTGTGGGCGGACCAGGACGGCCTGATGATCGAGGGGGAGGGCGACAAGGACACCGagtacgacgacgacgaggaggcccCGGCGTGGTACGGCCGCCGCATCGAGTTCCCGGCGGACACTTTCAAGATGGACCAGATCAAGGCTGAGATGAAGCATGGGGTGCTCAAGGTCACCGTGCCCAAGATCAAGCTCGAGGAGCGCGAGAACGTGTTCCAGGTCAAGGTCGAGTAG